One stretch of Amycolatopsis sp. NBC_00345 DNA includes these proteins:
- the ligD gene encoding non-homologous end-joining DNA ligase has product MSPSEVREGVSLTNLDQQLFPDAGATKRDLLDYLDAVSERLLPVLTDRPLSVVRVLRGQDEFMQKNLPKYTPEWVPRVKLWAETSKRNISYALCNDRRTLLWFGNQRAVEYHPTLTRIDHEAGPTHLIMDLDPPEGAAFGLAVEGAQLVRRALADAGLAGALKTSGSKGVHVFVPLAPGQAMDDVAAATRAVAARAERLDPERATTAFIREDRHGKVFLDSTRAGGATVVAAYSPRVRPGVRVSFPVPWSDAENVTPDDFTVHTALTLLGGDDPWVTEMPAPQHLPAGLVEEGHTIPIARVAAMHEGKRRARARRESGEGE; this is encoded by the coding sequence GCAGCTGTTCCCCGACGCCGGCGCGACCAAGCGTGACCTGCTGGACTACCTCGACGCCGTCTCCGAGCGGCTGCTCCCGGTGCTGACCGACCGGCCGTTGTCCGTGGTTCGGGTGCTGCGCGGGCAGGACGAGTTCATGCAGAAGAACCTGCCGAAGTACACCCCCGAGTGGGTGCCGCGGGTGAAGCTGTGGGCGGAGACGTCGAAGCGGAACATCTCGTACGCGCTGTGCAACGACCGTCGGACGCTGCTGTGGTTCGGGAACCAGCGCGCGGTCGAGTACCACCCGACGCTCACCCGCATCGACCACGAAGCCGGGCCCACGCACCTCATCATGGACCTCGACCCGCCGGAGGGCGCCGCGTTCGGCCTCGCCGTCGAGGGTGCGCAGCTCGTGCGCCGGGCGCTGGCCGACGCCGGGCTCGCGGGCGCGCTGAAGACGAGCGGTTCGAAGGGCGTGCACGTCTTCGTGCCGCTCGCGCCGGGGCAGGCGATGGACGACGTCGCCGCGGCCACCCGCGCCGTCGCGGCCAGGGCCGAGCGGCTCGACCCGGAGCGGGCGACCACAGCGTTCATCCGAGAAGACCGCCACGGCAAGGTTTTCCTCGACTCCACCCGGGCCGGCGGCGCGACGGTGGTGGCCGCCTACAGCCCGCGGGTGCGGCCGGGCGTGCGCGTCTCGTTCCCGGTGCCGTGGTCCGACGCGGAGAACGTGACGCCGGACGACTTCACCGTGCACACCGCACTGACACTGCTCGGCGGCGACGATCCGTGGGTCACGGAAATGCCCGCGCCGCAACACCTTCCGGCCGGCCTCGTCGAGGAGGGCCACACCATCCCGATCGCCCGCGTCGCCGCGATGCACGAGGGCAAGCGCCGCGCCCGCGCCCGGCGGGAGTCAGGGGAGGGCGAGTAG